A DNA window from Fusobacterium sp. FSA-380-WT-3A contains the following coding sequences:
- a CDS encoding dihydroxyacetone kinase subunit DhaK, whose product MKMKKFINDPSNLTKELLEGLVLSNKDIIEYVDSELIVNKKLKDADRVTIVTLGGTGHEPALSGFVGEGMLDISVPGDIFAAPGPQPCIKAIKMADKGKGVLFVVLNHAGDMLTGNLTMKALKKEGIKVAKIVTQEDISNAPRENGDDRRGLVGCVPLYKIAGAAAASGKSLEEVAEIAQKFADNMATIAVATRGATHPTTGEPIAVLGEDDMEIGMGQHGEGGGGRMPLKTADETAQIMSDALIKDLSLVSGEKVLVVINGSGATTLMEQLIVFRKVHNYLAEKGIEVVANVVGEILTVQEQAGFQMMFARMDDEMLEYWNAPCNTPYFKK is encoded by the coding sequence ATGAAAATGAAAAAATTTATTAATGACCCAAGCAATTTAACAAAAGAACTTTTAGAAGGATTAGTACTATCAAATAAGGATATAATAGAATATGTTGATAGTGAATTAATAGTAAATAAAAAATTAAAAGATGCTGACCGTGTAACAATAGTTACATTAGGAGGAACAGGACATGAACCAGCTCTTAGTGGGTTTGTAGGAGAAGGAATGTTAGATATATCAGTACCAGGAGATATATTTGCAGCTCCAGGACCACAACCTTGTATAAAAGCTATAAAAATGGCTGATAAAGGAAAAGGAGTTTTATTTGTAGTTCTTAATCATGCTGGAGATATGCTTACAGGAAATCTTACAATGAAAGCTCTAAAAAAAGAAGGAATAAAAGTAGCCAAAATTGTTACTCAAGAAGATATTTCTAATGCTCCAAGAGAAAATGGAGATGATAGAAGAGGACTTGTAGGTTGTGTACCTTTATATAAAATAGCTGGAGCAGCAGCTGCTTCTGGAAAATCTCTAGAAGAAGTAGCTGAAATAGCCCAAAAATTCGCTGATAATATGGCAACAATAGCTGTTGCTACAAGAGGAGCTACTCATCCAACAACTGGAGAACCTATAGCTGTTTTAGGTGAAGATGATATGGAAATTGGAATGGGACAACATGGAGAAGGTGGAGGAGGAAGAATGCCTCTTAAAACAGCTGATGAAACAGCTCAAATAATGTCTGATGCTTTAATAAAAGATTTAAGCTTAGTTTCTGGAGAAAAAGTATTAGTTGTTATAAATGGAAGTGGAGCAACAACTCTTATGGAACAACTAATAGTATTTAGAAAAGTTCATAATTATTTAGCTGAAAAAGGAATTGAAGTTGTAGCTAATGTTGTAGGAGAAATATTAACAGTTCAAGAACAAGCTGGATTCCAAATGATGTTTGCTAGAATGGATGATGAGATGTTAGAATATTGGAATGCTCCATGTAATACACCATATTTTAAAAAATAA
- a CDS encoding dihydroxyacetone kinase subunit L, whose product MSITKKELKKMFLAAASLLKENCEEFSKIDSQFGDGDHGITIGKIAKLMEEKIEVWSDNESIKDFIDDLGTGIMGVNGGSAGPLWGTLISGLVVDLDDEEELTIDDFKKMLKSSLSEMQDITTAKVGEKTMMDTLIPAVETAENSKATNFKEFFEEIAKAAEQGAEDTKKYISKFGRAKSYKEKTLGYKDAGATSLACLFRGLANGIK is encoded by the coding sequence ATGTCTATTACAAAAAAAGAGTTAAAAAAGATGTTTTTAGCAGCAGCTTCACTTTTAAAAGAAAATTGTGAAGAATTTTCTAAAATAGATTCACAATTTGGAGATGGAGACCATGGAATAACTATTGGTAAAATAGCAAAATTAATGGAGGAGAAAATAGAAGTATGGTCAGATAATGAATCTATAAAAGATTTTATAGATGATTTAGGAACTGGTATAATGGGAGTAAATGGTGGCTCAGCTGGACCTTTATGGGGAACTTTAATATCAGGTTTAGTTGTTGATTTAGATGATGAAGAAGAATTAACAATAGATGATTTTAAAAAGATGTTAAAAAGTTCTTTAAGTGAAATGCAAGATATAACAACAGCTAAAGTTGGGGAAAAAACTATGATGGATACTTTAATTCCAGCTGTAGAAACAGCTGAGAATTCAAAAGCTACAAATTTTAAAGAATTTTTTGAAGAAATAGCCAAAGCAGCTGAACAAGGGGCTGAGGATACAAAAAAATATATTTCAAAATTTGGAAGAGCAAAAAGTTATAAAGAAAAAACTCTAGGATATAAAGATGCTGGAGCTACATCATTGGCATGTTTATTTAGAGGGTTAGCAAATGGAATAAAATAA
- a CDS encoding alpha/beta fold hydrolase, which yields MDNKKGVIQIIHGMSEHKGRYSHFFKYFEEREWIVEMEEHIHHGNKKESDEKIGIFQNDFNKMIEDQINFTEKLREKYPDKKIYIFGHSMGSFIAQEHMKKFSEEVAGYIVCGSCYEQKILWNLGKILSNLLDKIYKNKRASIIRKLIFLNSNKKIKSNNYYNENSWLSRDIEEVKKYSEDKNCGFTYSSSFYKEFFIFLNKLYNKNEFQILNKDLPILIISGSMDSVGLYGRGVRQLERFYKKLNFKNISCKLYKDARHELHNEINREEVFDDIKSWFEKN from the coding sequence ATGGATAATAAAAAAGGTGTAATTCAAATTATTCATGGAATGAGTGAACATAAGGGAAGATATAGTCATTTTTTTAAATATTTTGAAGAGAGAGAATGGATAGTAGAAATGGAAGAGCATATTCATCATGGAAATAAAAAAGAAAGTGATGAAAAGATAGGAATATTTCAAAATGATTTTAATAAGATGATAGAAGACCAAATTAATTTTACGGAGAAATTAAGAGAAAAATATCCTGATAAAAAAATATATATATTTGGTCATAGTATGGGTTCTTTTATAGCTCAAGAGCATATGAAAAAATTTAGTGAAGAGGTTGCAGGATATATTGTTTGTGGTTCTTGTTATGAACAAAAAATATTATGGAATTTAGGAAAAATTCTTAGTAATCTTTTGGATAAAATTTATAAAAATAAAAGAGCCTCTATAATAAGAAAACTAATTTTTTTAAACTCTAATAAAAAAATAAAATCAAATAATTATTATAATGAAAATTCGTGGCTTTCAAGAGATATAGAGGAAGTAAAAAAATATTCAGAAGATAAAAATTGTGGTTTTACTTATAGTAGTAGTTTTTATAAAGAATTTTTTATTTTTTTAAATAAATTATATAATAAAAATGAATTTCAAATATTAAATAAAGATTTACCAATTTTAATTATATCAGGCTCTATGGATTCTGTGGGATTATACGGAAGAGGTGTCAGACAGTTAGAGAGATTTTATAAAAAATTAAATTTTAAGAATATAAGTTGTAAGTTATATAAAGATGCTAGGCATGAGCTACATAACGAAATAAATAGAGAAGAAGTATTTGATGATATAAAAAGTTGGTTTGAAAAAAATTAA
- a CDS encoding DNA-3-methyladenine glycosylase produces MRLKREFYTRDTITVAKELLGKIIVKKREDGEIFSGRIVEVEAYLGIRDKACHSYNDRRTKRTEVMYKEGGYSYVFLIYGMYQCFNVITSYEGNPEAVLIRGIEPLINKEKMFEERKVKKEKDISNGPGKLTKALRITKLDNGIDLTEDKNLWLEDDGYKVKDIVETTRIGIDYAEEDRLKPWRFYIKDNNFVSKK; encoded by the coding sequence ATGAGATTAAAAAGAGAATTTTACACAAGGGATACCATAACAGTTGCTAAAGAGTTATTAGGCAAAATTATTGTAAAAAAAAGAGAAGATGGAGAAATTTTTAGTGGAAGAATAGTAGAGGTAGAAGCATATTTAGGAATAAGGGATAAAGCATGTCACTCATATAATGATAGAAGAACAAAAAGAACAGAAGTGATGTATAAAGAGGGAGGATATTCCTATGTTTTTTTAATTTATGGAATGTATCAATGCTTTAATGTAATTACTTCTTATGAAGGAAATCCAGAGGCTGTTCTCATAAGAGGAATAGAGCCTTTAATAAATAAAGAAAAAATGTTTGAAGAGAGAAAAGTAAAAAAAGAAAAAGATATCTCTAATGGGCCAGGAAAATTAACAAAGGCTCTTAGAATTACTAAATTAGATAATGGAATAGATTTAACAGAGGATAAAAATCTTTGGTTAGAAGATGATGGATATAAAGTTAAAGATATAGTTGAAACAACAAGAATAGGAATTGATTATGCGGAAGAAGATAGGTTAAAACCTTGGAGATTTTATATAAAAGATAATAATTTTGTTTCAAAAAAATAA
- a CDS encoding cold-shock protein has protein sequence MNKGTVKWFNAEKGFGFITSEEGKDLFVHYSEIKKEGFKTLEEGQKVSFDVKEGQKGPQAANVEILG, from the coding sequence ATGAATAAAGGAACAGTAAAATGGTTTAACGCAGAAAAAGGATTCGGATTCATCACTTCTGAAGAAGGAAAAGATTTATTCGTACATTATTCTGAAATTAAAAAAGAAGGATTCAAAACTTTAGAAGAGGGACAAAAAGTATCTTTCGATGTTAAAGAAGGACAAAAAGGACCTCAAGCTGCTAATGTAGAAATCCTTGGATAA
- a CDS encoding AMP-binding protein has translation MAIKFVTDFNKEAVFYKDKEFTYKDLIKEAKYISLLLGIEKGDKVVNFMENRPEFICSFFGIWNSKGIPINIDAGYDSEELEYILTDADPKIIVTSNKNLKVAQKAVELSGKNIRIINSDEIKVPENFQVDEYVIYSPELDETGVLLYTSGTTGKPKGVVLTVDNLMSNVDAITEIKMGTPKDRLLALLPYHHVLPLSINLLMAIHIGTLIVLIDELSASAILGALQKYKITIVVGVPRLWEMIHKGLMNKIKTSKIATMLFNLCKKVNNRTFSRIVFKKVHETLGGHIRFLVSGGAKLESGIMDDFKVLGIKVLEGYGLTETSPIIAFNREDDVKIGTVGKVIPGVEVKIADDGELVVRGRNVLKEYYNKPEATREAKDSDGWFHTGDLGKIEDGYISIIGRKKEMIVLSNGKNINPVDIENEIARGTDLIKEIAVVEYNNHLLAMVYPDFNLIKERNIVNITETLKWEIIDSYNVSAPAYRKILEIKIVKDELPKTKLGKLRRFMLKDILENLEKGNSEKEETIEKDPEEDTLEFKTLLEYIKEEKGENIHSNSHIEIDLGLDSLDIIQMNSFIEKTFGFKIKEEEAVNLKVIKEICEYIRKNSNTYHLEKMNWGEIFKEDVDYQLPNHRAIWFIKLIFTPILNLYLGLRIKGREKLSNDTRIIICNHESFIDAFAVQKLFRGEQIKNTYYFAIKKHFDKPVLRFFANHGNIILMDLNQNLKESLQISAKVLKSKKNLVIFPEGARTRNGKIQDFKKFFAILSKELNIPITVLGIKGAYASMPYGSTFPKPGKVEVEVLGEVYPDDLPVDKIVEKSRNLIIEWQNKDRK, from the coding sequence ATGGCAATAAAATTTGTTACAGACTTTAATAAGGAAGCCGTATTTTATAAAGATAAGGAATTTACATATAAAGATTTAATAAAAGAAGCAAAATATATATCATTATTATTAGGAATAGAAAAAGGTGATAAAGTTGTAAACTTTATGGAAAATAGACCTGAATTTATTTGTAGTTTTTTTGGTATTTGGAATAGTAAAGGAATTCCTATAAATATAGATGCTGGATATGACTCAGAAGAATTAGAATATATTTTAACTGATGCAGACCCTAAAATTATAGTAACATCTAATAAAAATTTAAAAGTAGCTCAAAAGGCTGTAGAGCTTTCAGGAAAGAATATAAGAATAATAAATAGTGATGAAATAAAAGTTCCAGAAAATTTTCAAGTTGATGAATATGTAATCTATTCTCCAGAGTTAGATGAGACAGGGGTTTTATTATATACTTCAGGAACTACAGGAAAACCTAAAGGAGTTGTACTTACAGTAGATAATTTAATGTCTAATGTAGATGCTATAACAGAGATAAAAATGGGAACTCCAAAGGATAGATTATTAGCCTTATTACCTTATCATCATGTATTACCACTTTCTATAAACTTATTAATGGCAATTCATATAGGAACCTTAATAGTTTTAATAGATGAACTTTCAGCTTCTGCTATTTTAGGAGCCTTACAAAAATATAAAATAACAATTGTAGTAGGAGTACCAAGACTTTGGGAAATGATACATAAAGGACTTATGAATAAAATAAAAACTAGTAAGATAGCTACAATGTTATTTAATTTGTGTAAAAAAGTAAATAATAGAACTTTTAGTAGAATTGTATTTAAAAAAGTCCATGAAACTCTTGGAGGGCATATAAGATTTTTAGTTTCAGGTGGAGCAAAATTAGAGTCAGGAATAATGGATGATTTTAAAGTTTTAGGAATAAAAGTTTTAGAAGGATATGGACTTACAGAAACTTCTCCAATTATAGCTTTTAATAGAGAAGATGATGTAAAAATAGGAACAGTTGGAAAAGTTATTCCTGGTGTAGAAGTAAAAATTGCTGATGATGGAGAATTAGTTGTCAGAGGAAGAAATGTTCTTAAGGAATATTATAATAAACCAGAAGCTACAAGGGAAGCAAAAGATTCTGATGGTTGGTTTCATACAGGAGATTTAGGAAAAATTGAAGATGGATATATAAGTATAATTGGTAGAAAAAAAGAGATGATTGTTTTATCAAATGGTAAAAACATAAATCCTGTGGATATTGAAAATGAAATTGCTAGAGGAACAGATTTAATAAAAGAGATAGCAGTAGTAGAATATAATAACCACTTATTAGCTATGGTATATCCTGATTTTAATTTAATAAAAGAAAGAAATATTGTTAATATAACAGAAACTTTAAAATGGGAAATAATAGATTCATATAATGTTAGTGCACCAGCATATAGAAAAATATTAGAGATTAAAATTGTAAAAGATGAATTACCAAAAACTAAACTTGGAAAATTAAGAAGATTTATGTTAAAAGATATTTTAGAAAATTTAGAAAAAGGTAATTCAGAAAAAGAAGAAACTATTGAAAAAGACCCAGAGGAAGATACTTTAGAATTTAAAACTTTATTAGAATATATAAAAGAGGAGAAAGGAGAAAATATTCATTCTAATTCACATATTGAAATTGATTTAGGTTTAGACTCTTTAGATATAATTCAAATGAATTCATTTATTGAAAAAACTTTTGGATTTAAAATAAAAGAAGAGGAAGCAGTTAATTTAAAAGTAATAAAAGAAATATGTGAATATATTAGAAAAAATAGTAATACTTACCACTTAGAAAAAATGAATTGGGGAGAAATATTTAAAGAAGATGTAGATTATCAATTGCCAAATCATAGGGCTATATGGTTTATAAAACTTATATTTACTCCGATTTTAAATTTATATTTAGGATTAAGAATTAAAGGTAGAGAGAAATTATCTAATGATACAAGAATAATTATTTGTAATCATGAAAGTTTTATAGATGCCTTTGCTGTTCAAAAATTATTTAGAGGAGAACAAATAAAAAATACTTATTATTTTGCAATAAAAAAACATTTTGATAAACCTGTATTGAGATTTTTTGCAAATCATGGAAATATAATTTTAATGGATTTAAATCAAAATTTAAAAGAAAGCTTACAGATTTCAGCTAAAGTATTAAAATCTAAGAAAAATTTAGTAATTTTTCCAGAAGGAGCAAGAACAAGAAATGGTAAGATTCAAGATTTTAAAAAATTCTTTGCAATATTATCAAAAGAGTTAAATATTCCTATAACTGTTTTGGGGATAAAGGGAGCCTATGCTTCAATGCCATATGGAAGTACTTTCCCGAAACCTGGTAAAGTAGAGGTTGAAGTGTTAGGAGAAGTGTATCCAGATGATTTACCAGTAGATAAAATCGTTGAAAAATCTAGAAATTTAATAATAGAGTGGCAGAATAAAGATAGAAAATAA
- a CDS encoding hemolysin III family protein has product MKRTIEEILNAITHYIGAILSLFGLIFIIFHSIETKEIGYTLGCIIFGIALIFLYLMSGTYHILINEDLKKFFRKLDHIGIYFLISASYTPYIFTVLDGKTKWIVFIAQWTCTLLGIIYKIYFTGKMRLLSTIIYLIMGWMVVFVFKDIKSALSAVSFNCLLIGGIVYSVGTIFYMMKKLKYSHVIWHIFVIFGSFFNYLSIYYIADKI; this is encoded by the coding sequence ATGAAACGAACAATAGAAGAAATTTTAAATGCAATCACTCATTATATTGGAGCTATTTTATCTCTATTTGGTTTAATATTTATAATCTTTCATTCAATAGAAACTAAGGAAATAGGATATACATTAGGTTGTATAATATTTGGAATTGCCTTAATCTTTTTATACTTAATGTCTGGTACATATCATATATTAATAAATGAAGATTTAAAAAAATTTTTTAGAAAATTAGATCATATTGGAATTTATTTTTTAATATCAGCTTCATATACTCCATATATTTTTACTGTTTTAGACGGTAAAACTAAATGGATAGTTTTTATAGCTCAATGGACATGCACTTTATTAGGAATTATTTACAAAATTTATTTTACAGGAAAAATGAGATTATTATCAACTATTATATATTTAATAATGGGTTGGATGGTTGTTTTTGTTTTTAAAGATATAAAGTCAGCTTTAAGTGCAGTATCATTTAATTGTTTATTAATTGGTGGGATTGTTTATTCAGTTGGAACAATTTTTTATATGATGAAAAAATTAAAATATAGCCATGTCATTTGGCATATTTTTGTAATTTTTGGTAGTTTTTTTAACTATCTTTCAATATACTATATAGCAGATAAGATTTAA
- a CDS encoding nitroreductase family protein: protein MEKDIFLKNRSYRTFTENKISRNELLMMIENARLAASAKNSQNIRYALVENENMCDKIFPLTRWAGALPDWNPSLEESPVAYIVMCLPNDKPLNMNLNYFDMGLAAQNILLTAVHMGYGGCILASFDKKSVHNLLNIPENYNCEILIALGKPFEISTVVEATDGNTNYYRDIEKRHNYVPKIPLSKLIF, encoded by the coding sequence ATGGAAAAAGATATTTTTCTAAAAAACAGGTCTTACAGAACTTTTACTGAGAATAAAATTAGCAGAAACGAACTTTTAATGATGATTGAAAATGCTAGATTAGCTGCTAGTGCTAAAAATTCTCAAAATATTAGATATGCTTTAGTTGAAAATGAAAATATGTGTGATAAAATATTCCCTCTTACAAGATGGGCTGGAGCTCTTCCTGATTGGAATCCTTCTTTAGAAGAATCTCCTGTAGCTTATATTGTAATGTGTCTACCTAATGATAAACCTTTAAATATGAATTTAAATTATTTTGATATGGGCCTTGCTGCTCAAAATATTTTACTTACAGCTGTTCATATGGGATATGGTGGTTGTATCCTTGCTTCTTTTGATAAAAAATCTGTTCACAATTTATTAAACATTCCCGAAAATTATAATTGTGAAATCCTCATAGCTTTAGGAAAACCTTTTGAAATTTCTACAGTTGTTGAAGCTACTGATGGAAATACTAACTATTATAGAGATATTGAAAAAAGACATAATTATGTTCCTAAAATTCCTTTAAGTAAATTAATTTTTTAA
- a CDS encoding GNAT family N-acetyltransferase — protein sequence MEEKIFFRFAEEKDVELILKYIIELASYEKLEHEVVATKELLKKWIFEEKKAEVIFPIVDNKEIGFALFFHNFSTFLGKAGIYLEDLYIIPQYRGKGYGKLLLKKLAKIAIERGCGRLEWWCLDWNKPSIDFYLSLGAEPMNQWTVYRLAGDTLKKMSE from the coding sequence ATGGAAGAAAAAATATTTTTTCGTTTTGCAGAGGAAAAAGATGTGGAATTAATATTGAAATATATTATAGAGTTAGCTAGTTATGAGAAATTAGAGCATGAAGTAGTAGCAACTAAAGAATTATTAAAAAAATGGATATTTGAAGAAAAAAAGGCTGAGGTAATTTTTCCGATAGTAGACAATAAAGAAATAGGATTTGCTCTCTTTTTTCATAATTTCTCAACTTTTTTAGGAAAAGCAGGGATATATCTTGAAGATTTATATATAATCCCTCAATATAGAGGAAAAGGTTATGGAAAATTACTTTTAAAAAAATTAGCAAAGATAGCTATTGAAAGAGGATGTGGAAGATTGGAATGGTGGTGTCTAGATTGGAATAAACCAAGTATAGACTTTTATCTTTCTCTTGGAGCAGAACCAATGAATCAATGGACTGTATATAGATTAGCAGGTGATACATTAAAAAAGATGTCTGAATAA
- a CDS encoding TldD/PmbA family protein, whose amino-acid sequence MLSKSLIEKILNEALSTGGDFAEIFIEKKNNNSFFMIDGKLESAISGRDFGIGIRIFKGLFSVYGFTNDMEEENLLKTTKKIAQAIKGTKEDITLNLMKQDIENINKIQIFPETISKNEKIDLMRIACNSAKNYDSIISQVRVSYADVKQNILIANSEGRFVIDERVRGRISIESIAEANGEMQTGRMSPGASSGFEFFKNLDIENISCESSRIAKTMLNASYCPSGKMPVILDNGFGGVIFHEACGHSLEASSVSKGNSIFANKMGELIANPLVSAVDDGTIPNEWGSITIDDEGTPSQRNLLIENGILKGYMIDKLNGRRMNKNSTGSGRRESYKYAPTSRMTNTFILPGKSSFNDIIRNTEKGIYAKYMGGGSVNPTTGDFNFAVMEGYIIENGEIKEPVRGATLIGNGGEVLKKIDMVGNNLSYGQGMCGASSGSIPTNVGQPTIRISEITVGGRK is encoded by the coding sequence ATGCTTAGTAAAAGTCTTATTGAAAAAATTTTAAATGAAGCTTTATCTACTGGTGGAGACTTTGCTGAAATTTTTATAGAGAAAAAAAATAATAATAGTTTTTTTATGATTGATGGAAAATTAGAGTCTGCTATTTCTGGAAGAGATTTTGGGATAGGAATCAGAATTTTTAAAGGTTTATTTTCTGTATATGGATTTACAAATGATATGGAAGAAGAAAATCTTTTAAAAACTACTAAAAAAATTGCTCAAGCAATAAAAGGAACTAAAGAAGATATAACTTTAAATCTTATGAAACAAGATATTGAAAATATTAATAAAATTCAAATTTTTCCTGAAACAATTTCTAAAAATGAAAAAATTGATTTAATGAGAATAGCTTGTAATAGTGCTAAAAATTATGATAGTATAATTTCCCAAGTAAGAGTTTCTTATGCTGATGTAAAACAAAATATTTTAATTGCCAATAGTGAAGGACGTTTTGTAATTGACGAAAGAGTTAGAGGAAGAATCTCAATAGAAAGTATAGCTGAAGCAAATGGAGAAATGCAAACAGGGCGTATGAGTCCTGGAGCTTCATCTGGATTTGAATTTTTTAAAAACCTAGATATTGAAAATATTTCTTGTGAATCTTCTAGGATTGCTAAAACAATGTTAAATGCTAGTTATTGTCCTAGTGGAAAAATGCCTGTTATTTTAGATAATGGATTTGGAGGTGTTATTTTCCATGAAGCCTGTGGACATAGTTTAGAAGCTTCTAGTGTATCTAAAGGTAACTCTATTTTTGCCAATAAAATGGGAGAATTAATTGCTAATCCTCTAGTTAGTGCCGTAGATGATGGAACTATTCCTAATGAATGGGGAAGTATTACTATTGATGATGAAGGAACTCCATCTCAAAGAAATTTATTAATTGAAAATGGTATTTTGAAAGGATATATGATAGATAAATTAAATGGTAGAAGAATGAATAAAAATTCTACAGGCAGTGGAAGAAGAGAATCTTACAAATATGCTCCTACATCTCGTATGACAAATACATTTATTCTTCCAGGAAAATCTTCTTTTAATGATATTATTAGAAATACTGAAAAAGGAATCTATGCTAAATATATGGGTGGTGGTTCTGTAAATCCAACTACTGGAGATTTTAACTTTGCTGTTATGGAAGGATATATCATTGAAAATGGAGAAATTAAAGAACCTGTAAGAGGGGCTACTCTTATTGGAAATGGTGGCGAAGTTCTTAAAAAAATTGATATGGTTGGAAATAATTTAAGTTATGGACAAGGTATGTGTGGAGCTTCTTCTGGTAGTATCCCTACAAATGTAGGTCAACCTACTATCAGAATTAGTGAAATTACTGTTGGAGGCAGAAAATAA
- a CDS encoding M20 family metallopeptidase, with product MEIINSAKEIQEYLQNIRRELHENPEISNKEFKTSEIILRELEKFGNFNIRKNVNGNGIIADLIGTKEGKTIALRADMDALQIEEETGLSFESKNKGIMHACGHDNHMTMVLGAAYLLSKRKEELSGRVRFIFQPAEELSPNGGAKGMIKEGALDGVDTIFSMHVWPDLPLGKVGIKEGPLMAASDHFTVTIKGKPSHAAKPNEGIDALVTGAQYVTAVQTIVSRNADPMKSMVITIGKMQAGSRYNIVAGECVLEGTCRTFAPEMRDLAEKRLKEVLDGICLLSGCTGELNYERGYMAVLNDGEMTKYMSDKIKEIYGEEALVEVEPAMTAEDFSFYLNKVPGAFAWIGTTGEGEKVWPLHNSHYSPNEGVLWRGTALLTKLVLDFNK from the coding sequence ATGGAAATTATAAATTCTGCCAAAGAAATTCAAGAATATTTACAAAATATAAGAAGAGAATTACATGAAAATCCAGAAATTTCTAATAAAGAATTTAAAACTTCCGAAATAATTTTAAGAGAATTAGAAAAATTTGGAAATTTTAATATAAGAAAAAATGTAAATGGGAATGGAATAATAGCTGATCTTATAGGAACTAAAGAAGGAAAAACTATAGCACTGAGAGCTGATATGGATGCTTTACAAATAGAAGAAGAAACAGGTCTTTCTTTTGAATCTAAAAATAAAGGTATTATGCATGCTTGTGGTCATGATAATCATATGACTATGGTTTTAGGAGCAGCTTATCTTTTATCTAAAAGAAAAGAGGAACTTTCTGGAAGAGTAAGATTTATATTTCAACCAGCTGAAGAGCTTTCTCCTAATGGAGGAGCTAAAGGAATGATAAAAGAGGGAGCCTTAGATGGTGTTGACACTATATTTAGTATGCATGTATGGCCTGATTTACCATTAGGAAAGGTTGGAATAAAAGAAGGACCATTAATGGCAGCCTCTGACCATTTTACAGTAACTATAAAAGGAAAACCAAGTCATGCAGCAAAACCAAATGAAGGAATAGATGCTTTAGTAACAGGAGCTCAATATGTAACAGCTGTTCAAACTATTGTAAGTAGAAATGCAGACCCAATGAAGTCTATGGTAATAACAATAGGAAAAATGCAAGCAGGAAGTAGATACAATATAGTAGCTGGAGAATGTGTTTTAGAAGGAACTTGTAGAACTTTTGCTCCAGAGATGAGAGATTTAGCAGAAAAAAGATTAAAAGAAGTATTAGATGGAATATGTCTTCTTTCAGGATGTACAGGAGAATTAAATTATGAAAGAGGATATATGGCAGTATTAAATGATGGAGAAATGACAAAATATATGTCAGATAAAATAAAAGAAATTTATGGAGAAGAAGCTCTAGTAGAAGTAGAACCAGCAATGACAGCTGAAGATTTTTCTTTTTATTTAAATAAGGTTCCAGGAGCTTTTGCTTGGATAGGAACAACAGGAGAGGGAGAAAAAGTATGGCCTTTACATAATAGTCATTACAGTCCAAATGAAGGAGTATTATGGAGAGGAACAGCTCTACTTACAAAATTGGTTTTAGATTTTAATAAATAA